In the Merismopedia glauca CCAP 1448/3 genome, one interval contains:
- a CDS encoding glucose 1-dehydrogenase yields the protein MKLKGKVALVTGSSQGIGQAIAIKLAEEGADVVINYRSHPEGAEETLAKVQAAGGKCYLAQCPSSQAYTVKADLGDINDLRQLVADSIEHFGKVDILVNNAGIEKNAPFWEVTEADYDAVLNVNLKGVFFATQAMVQHLRETKRPGKIINISSVHEELPFPHFAAYCASKGGVKMLTRNLAIELAPLGITINNVAPGAIETPINTKLLNDPAKLGALRQNIPLGRLGKPQDVASLVAFLASAEADYITGSTFFVDGGLLWNYQEQ from the coding sequence ATGAAGCTCAAAGGAAAGGTAGCCTTAGTAACTGGTAGCAGTCAGGGGATTGGTCAGGCTATTGCCATCAAACTTGCCGAAGAAGGTGCAGATGTGGTAATTAACTATCGTTCTCACCCAGAAGGGGCTGAAGAAACTTTGGCAAAGGTACAGGCGGCTGGAGGGAAATGTTATCTGGCTCAATGTCCTAGCTCTCAAGCTTACACGGTTAAAGCAGACTTGGGTGATATTAACGATTTGCGTCAACTGGTTGCAGATAGCATTGAGCATTTTGGCAAGGTTGATATTTTAGTAAATAATGCGGGGATTGAAAAGAATGCTCCGTTTTGGGAAGTAACTGAAGCTGATTATGATGCGGTACTTAATGTCAACCTGAAAGGTGTTTTCTTTGCGACACAGGCGATGGTGCAACACCTCAGAGAAACCAAACGCCCTGGTAAAATTATCAACATCAGTTCGGTGCATGAAGAATTGCCTTTTCCACATTTTGCCGCCTATTGTGCGAGTAAAGGTGGGGTGAAAATGCTAACTCGGAACCTTGCGATTGAACTTGCTCCTTTGGGCATTACGATTAATAATGTGGCTCCAGGAGCAATAGAGACTCCAATTAATACCAAACTGTTGAACGATCCAGCCAAATTGGGGGCATTGCGGCAAAATATCCCATTAGGTCGCTTGGGAAAACCGCAAGATGTCGCTTCTTTAGTAGCTTTTCTCGCTTCGGCTGAGGCTGACTACATCACAGGTAGCACTTTCTTTGTTGATGGTGGTTTGCTGTGGAACTATCAGGAACAGTAA
- a CDS encoding NACHT C-terminal helical domain 2-containing protein — MIDLNLTQEVFAETRVGCRRSTISNFLNGKPVARDIFIRACEILKLDWQEITGLKKSSTDKQQTEIDIDALVNQLRKQVKADIENRCGTMRILDMTQPIGLSHIYTQVNILEKILGRRRKEIAELQRDCNLEDFDRFGLGKVTEAKIPAQDAVTKYRKLLILGKPGAGKTTFLKHLAIQCNNGQFQGDLVPFFVTLKDFAESGINLLSYLNCFLSSIKESSLEDLKQVLGSGKALILLDGLDEVLEADSDRVLREVREFSTDFHNNRYVMTCRIAAKEYTFEQFTEVEIADFDWQQITTFANNWFKNKAIKPETFLDRIKEDKPIQELASNPLLLTLLCLAFEESGDFPHNRARLYKEGLDALLKKWDAKRGIKRDKVYQKLWLQRKEALLSKIAWDTFAPGEYFFKQEVAEKYISEYIRNLPGASIDEEALQLDSEVVLKSIEAQHGLLVARAKHIYSFSHLTFHEYFTAREIVIVRQSAEAALPELVSHIFEKRWREVFLLVVAMSDNADRLVLLMKEKIDISVARDEKIQEFLQWLNVRISKLNSKSATELILQVKETKETGDFYVEINVSPSRGVSLYLNISELLKIAKKGNSILYQRMEKFYNRYYNLSPSNKIIQTGKFILQNKLASFLEKMLFKYFNITHNWQFDGEQKTLLIQYYRANQLLAQCLHQECYVSREVRQEIEETLLLPMAEIDRRRQVIRT, encoded by the coding sequence TTGATCGATCTGAATTTGACACAAGAGGTTTTTGCTGAGACGAGAGTTGGTTGTCGTCGATCGACAATTTCTAATTTTTTGAACGGTAAACCAGTTGCTAGAGATATTTTTATTAGAGCTTGTGAGATCCTCAAACTAGATTGGCAAGAAATTACAGGTTTAAAAAAAAGTAGTACAGACAAGCAACAAACAGAAATAGATATCGATGCGCTAGTAAATCAACTCCGCAAACAAGTCAAAGCAGATATCGAAAATCGCTGCGGAACAATGCGGATACTAGATATGACTCAGCCAATAGGTTTGAGTCATATTTATACCCAGGTTAATATACTTGAAAAAATTCTAGGACGCAGACGCAAAGAGATAGCTGAATTACAGAGAGACTGTAACTTAGAAGATTTTGATCGCTTTGGTTTAGGAAAAGTTACTGAAGCAAAAATACCAGCGCAGGATGCTGTGACTAAATATCGCAAGTTATTGATTTTAGGCAAACCAGGTGCGGGAAAAACTACTTTTCTGAAGCATCTCGCCATTCAATGTAATAACGGTCAGTTTCAAGGTGATTTAGTTCCATTTTTTGTCACTCTCAAAGACTTTGCAGAGTCAGGAATTAATCTTTTAAGTTATCTAAATTGCTTTCTATCTTCTATAAAAGAGTCTAGTCTAGAAGATTTAAAGCAAGTTTTAGGTAGTGGGAAAGCTTTAATTTTATTAGATGGATTAGATGAAGTATTAGAAGCAGATAGTGACAGAGTTTTAAGGGAAGTTCGTGAATTTTCTACAGATTTTCATAATAACCGATATGTAATGACTTGTCGCATTGCCGCGAAGGAATACACTTTTGAACAATTTACAGAGGTAGAGATAGCTGATTTTGATTGGCAGCAAATAACGACTTTTGCTAATAATTGGTTTAAAAATAAAGCGATTAAACCTGAAACTTTTTTGGATCGCATTAAAGAAGATAAACCTATTCAAGAATTAGCTTCTAACCCTTTACTATTAACCTTACTTTGTTTAGCATTTGAAGAATCAGGTGATTTTCCTCATAATCGAGCAAGATTGTATAAAGAAGGTTTAGATGCACTGCTGAAAAAATGGGATGCCAAGCGAGGAATTAAACGAGATAAAGTTTATCAAAAACTTTGGTTACAAAGGAAGGAAGCGTTATTGAGTAAAATAGCTTGGGATACTTTTGCACCCGGAGAATATTTCTTTAAACAGGAAGTAGCAGAAAAATATATTAGCGAATATATTCGTAATTTGCCCGGTGCAAGTATCGATGAAGAAGCGTTGCAATTAGATAGTGAAGTAGTTTTAAAATCTATTGAGGCACAACACGGTTTATTAGTAGCTAGAGCCAAGCATATTTATTCTTTTTCTCATCTCACTTTTCACGAATATTTTACAGCGCGAGAAATCGTGATTGTACGTCAATCTGCCGAAGCTGCATTACCAGAATTAGTAAGTCATATTTTTGAAAAGCGCTGGCGTGAAGTCTTTTTGTTAGTAGTAGCAATGTCTGATAATGCTGATAGATTGGTATTGTTAATGAAGGAAAAAATAGATATTTCGGTAGCAAGAGATGAAAAAATACAGGAGTTTTTACAATGGCTTAATGTAAGAATATCTAAGTTAAATAGTAAGTCTGCAACCGAACTTATACTTCAAGTTAAAGAAACAAAAGAAACCGGCGATTTCTATGTTGAAATTAATGTGTCACCATCTAGAGGAGTTTCTTTATATCTCAATATAAGCGAACTCCTAAAAATAGCAAAAAAAGGTAATTCAATTCTATACCAACGTATGGAAAAATTTTATAACAGATATTATAATCTAAGTCCTTCAAATAAAATTATTCAAACGGGAAAATTTATTCTTCAAAATAAGTTGGCATCATTTTTAGAGAAAATGTTGTTTAAATATTTTAATATTACTCACAATTGGCAATTTGATGGTGAACAAAAAACTTTACTGATACAGTATTATCGTGCTAATCAATTATTGGCTCAATGTCTGCATCAAGAGTGTTATGTTAGCCGTGAGGTGCGCCAAGAGATTGAAGAGACTTTGCTGCTACCAATGGCAGAAATCGATCGCAGAAGGCAAGTAATTCGCACGTAG